The genomic stretch TTGGTAACGGTACAAGAAAATATGATAAATTATCCTGATTTTTCTAAACAACTAACTCATCTATTTAACCTTAGTGAAAATTATCAACAAGTTTTATTCCAACCAGAACATATTATTCGAGGCTCGATCGCTTGTTTAGAAACGGTAAAACTAGATAAATATAAACAGTATTGTCAACAACAATTATCTAAATTAAATCAAGAAACAGACTTGACAAAAATGACTTTTTACTATCAAGAAATAATTAGCACTGAAAATCAACTTAAACAACTTAAATCCCTTAGATTTGAATAAACTAAATAAAAAAATTATTAGATTGATTATAAATATTTTTATCACTATAATATTCTTATATGATTTGTAAAAAAATAAAAATTTAATTCTTCTCTCTTGAAAATAGTTAGGATGATAAAAATTCTGATAAATAATTTAGGATTGCAATATATTTTTAACCTGAGTTTGATGTAAAAAAATCTTGAAAAATAAAGCTTTAATAGTAGTAACTAAACAAATTTTCTTCCTAACAAATCATTAAATTTAGTAAATACTTATCGAAAATCAATTTAAATAATGTGTAACAATACCTTCGCCAAAAAAAGACCATAAAAAGTTGTCCGTGTCAAATTTTTTTGTCACAGAAATTAATTTTTTTATTTTTTTTGGTAACAAGAGAGAGTGTTACCCAAAAGAAATAGGATGGATTGCCCCAATGTTTCCCAGTCGATTCACAATGCGAGACATTAAAATTGGTTCTGGTTTTTGGGGAAGCAATTTTATCAACTCATCAACGTATCTAAAGCCACGGTAAAAGGCTTTGAGATCTAAAAGACTAAAATCATTCACACAATCACGACGAAAACGTTGCAATATTTTTTGGGAAAAATTAACCATGAAAAAAGCCAAATTCACCATATTTGTAACGGCAATTTGAGACACATTCATAAAATCTTCCAAACCCCAAAATTGTTTTGCATCCCGAAAATTGAACTCAATTTGAAATCTTAATGAATAAAGTTCTACCAGTTTTTTGGCGTTGAGAGTGAGGTCTGTAGAGAATAAAATTACATGACCTTGTTCACGGGTTTTCTGATGAGTTTTCAAAATAATGACCACATTAATAGGCACAGAAAACTCTTTATGTAGTACCCGTAATTGATAACATTGTAAATTCCAATCTCCTTGCATACTACGAAACTGTAGAAACGTGTCCGACAGTTTACGGGGACTGATTTTTAGACCATACTTACATTTAGTATTTCCCCCTTGGGAAGGTAAATACAAAGCACTATCATGACGTAACTTACTGACTAAATGTAGTCCCATCTGCAATGCCATTTGTGCCGCATTATGATGCCCAAACTTGCCATCAAGGAGTAAATATTTCAGAGCAATAGTATCACCAATCATAGATAGTAATGCGGATAACATACCTTTAATACGAAATAGCTCACTTGAAAGTGTATATTGACTTTTATCTTTGTTTTTTGAGCCTTTTGGGCGACCTCGTTTTCTTTTCCCCACCATTGGAGGTAAAGTTGAATTAACATTACTTTCAACGGACGGTTTAATTATTTGTTCTATTCGTAAGGGATAAGATTCCCTTTTTTCTAGTCCCACTAAAGATAAAACAAAAAATGACAATCCTTTGACAGGAGCGTTTGTTAAGCTCGAAAAGAACCAATCAACACCGTATGTATGTTTTCCTGATTTAGTTGTCACGACTTCATCTCCTGCGATAGCATAACTTTCGTCACGGTTAAAACAATGGCTATGAAAAAATACCCACATTAGGGTTGGCCAATTCTTTGGACTATGACAAAACCGTTGAATCGTTCGGTAACTTCCTCCCTTTCCCGTCCATCTTGAGATACCTAACATGGTAACTCTACCCGTCATAGCGAACATTCCCTGAATTATGCAACCTAGTTGCTTCAAACTTGTGTTGTCTATGTGCAGTGTGAGACAAGTTAATAATGCTAAAATATTTATCACGATGCTGTTGTAGAAATTGATCTTTGATTTTACCTAGTTTCTTACAAAAGCTCTGTTGACATCAAGTTTTATTTTCCTCTTTCATTTTGGCGAAGGTATTGGTGTAAGTCAATTCTTATAACTGTCTCCTATTTCCTCCCTTCACCGACATTCTCTATCGAACTCAGGTATTTTTAAGATTAATGAAATCAAGTTAAAATATATATTAAGAATTTAATCTTTATTTGGGAGGGAATTATGTTAGTAATTCTCCAAAAAGAACAAGTATTATCAACTAAAGGTGTCTGTAGTAATTGCTTATGGGCAAATCAAAATGGTCATCCCCGTTGGCACAAAGGTAAATTAGATTGTATTGACTGTTTAATTACAGATGAATCCAATCAACAAAAATTATATCAGTGTCGCATGGGCTTTCGTCTTGTTAATATCGAATAGTTAAAACTTTTATTAGTAAATAAATTTTATGAATTGGCGTAATACCAGTGATTGGAAAGACAAACTTTTTGGGGCTTTAGTTTATCTATTTCCCCTTTCTTCTGCCTTAACATTTGGCGTTTTTCTGTTTAGACAATTTCCTTTTTTCCAAATATTAGCTATTCCCCTTACTCCTTTAATCATTATCAATCAAATTCCTTTCGCCGGTTTGATCTTATTTTTTGCACTATATGCTGGTGTTGTCAGAAATTCCAACATTAGTCACTTTATCCGTTTTAATACTATGCAGGCGATACTTATCGATATATTGTTGATTTTAGTTAGTTTAGTGGTGAATATTGTTTTGAAAGGGATTGGAATAGAGTTATTAACTGAAACTATTTACAACACTGTGTTTTTCGCAACTTTAATTGCCTGTATTTATGGGATAGTACAATCAGTAAGAGGTAAATATCCAGAAATTCCTCTTATATCTGAGGCTGCTTCTGGGCAAGTTCCTTGGTAACAAATAATGGATAATTGAGAATTGATTTTATCATTTTGTGTAAATATTTTTTCTTGTACACTTGTTTGCCTGTTCTCCGTCTCAATTTCTCGCCTTGTCATAGAATAATCAACAGTATATTAGGGGGTAGCATCGATTTGATTAGTTAATTTGCCAATACTTTCAATCTCAATGGTAACGGTATCCCCAACTTTTAGAGGAGCAATACCTTCAGGAGTGCCGGTTAAAATAACATCCCCAGGTAATAAAGTCATAATTTGAGAGATGTAAGCCACTAATTCTTCTGGGCAAAACACCATACTCAATAATAAAGTTGATTGTTTTGGATTCTCTTCATCCTCATTTACAAATGTCTGTAATTTAGCACCTGAGGTTAATTCTTTAACAATCCAAGGGCCTAAAGGACAGAATGTATCAAATCCTTTTGCTCTTGTCCATTGTCCGTCTTTTTTCTGCAAATCTCTCGCTGTTACATCGTTTGCGATCGTGTAACCCCAAATTTTATTTTTTGCTTCTTCCACAGTACAATTTTTAGTACGCTCACCGATAATTAAAGCCAACTCCCCTTCAAAATCGACTCTTTGGGACTGTTTTGGATAAATGATTTTTTGCTCATGAGCAATTATTGCCGAAGGAGGCTTAAGAAAAATTAATGGCTCTTGGGGTACTTCTCCTCCCATTTCTTGAGCATGAGCCGCATAATTTTTTCCCACCGCCACAATTTTAGAAGGGGCACAAGGTGCTAATAATTGATACTCCGATTGTTCTAATACTTGATCTGTTGCTTTTCCATTAAGCCAAGGAGGAGCATCTAAGACTTCCACCGTTCTATTTAATTGCAATTTACCATAATAAATTTGACCTGTGGTAGTTTTTACCCTCACATAACGTTGTGCCATAATAACCAATTTTTATTTTAAAAACTTTAAATAATTTTGCAATAATTTCTTTTTCTGTTATAAATATATAAGCACTATTATCAAAAAGTATCAATCAGTTTCACTGAAAGATAGTGTAGAGCAAAAAAAACCTTGCTTCTCAGGTTAATGGGGAAGCCATTTTAGTCCAAAAGGAGAAAAGTACAGATGATCAACACTTACGAAATGATGTTTATTTTGCGTCCTGATTTAAGTCACGACCAAGTAAACAAACAGTTACATAAATATCGTGATTTACTCAAACAAAATGGAGCAGAAAAAGTATCTATGGATGTTTGGGGTAAACGCCGTTTAGCATATCAAATTAAAAAATTTAATGATGGTATATACATTTTAACTCACTATACCGGTGACGGCTCTCAAGTCGCTCTCATTGAAAGAGATATGCGTTTAAGTGAAGAAGTAATTCGTTATCTTACGATCAAACTTAACAAGGGTTTTGAATTTGAAGAAAAAGATATTCCCGAATTACAATCAACTCCTGTCATTACTCCTGTAGAACAACCTCAGGTTTCTACTCCAGAGATAGAAGAATCTGTGGCAGAAATTTCTACGGATAAAGTAACCGATGTAGAAGAAATGGTGGCTGTTGAAGTCTAATTTTTGAAGGGCGAGGTTTTCTCGCTCTAACCGAAGTATCAATTCGGAGGATTCATTGTTTGATTAAAAAAGGTAAAGGATGGCGTATTGGTTGGAGAAAAGATGTTCCAATCTATAAGGGTTTGATTGGTGCGGAAGATTGGGCGATCGAACTTACTAGCCAAGAAATGCAAGATTTTCGCAGTCTTCTTTTACAAATTCATCAATCAATGCTTGATATAAGTAATCATCTCATGGAAGAAGAAACGATCGTCTGTGAGGTAGAAAGTGAATTAATGTGGTTAGGTGCACAAGGATATTCTCATCTTTATTCTGTGCGTATTATTATTTTTCAAAGTCGCAAGTGTGAAGGTACTTGGTCTGAAAATATAATTCAAGATTTGATCCAAGCTACCCAATCTTTAGAAGTTTTTTGACTTGACAAAAGTTAATATTTGAGTTATGATATATAATCGTGAATAATAAACGGGGCGTAGCGCAGCTTGGTAGCGCACCACTTTGGGGTAGTGGGGGTCGTGGGTTCAAATCCCGCCGCTCCGATTTTTTCTGATGGTTGTTTTTGAAGAGTTTTATAGAATCTTATCCCTAGAAACAAACAATATTTACTAAAATCTTTTAGAGAAATTACCTGTATCTATTTTTATACCTGAAGGAGAAGGAAATACTAATTTTTAATATTTTGTCTGTGTATCTCTTATTAAAGTTGATAAATTTTTTACTATCAATGTCTATTATGTCATCCCAAGTAAGAGGGGTTACTTCAGAAGGTCTAGCCTAGCACCCGTGAGAAATCTGAACTCGATAAAAGCACCGTAAATATAGTTATCAAAAAACTTGTAAGAGGAATCAATAATACACCTGATTTCCTCTTTGCTGTAGATTTTAATTTCTTTTTGTTTGTTAGTTTTTAGTAAATTGATTAAGTCAGAAATATTTGTTTTATTTTTAATCTTGCCTAATTTGAAACTTAAGTTGATGGCACTTCTAAGAATAGCTAAGTGGGATGCAAGGAATTTGTTACTATACCCCTTCTTATTAGAGTCTAAATGGGGGATACCTGACTTCAAATAAAAAACAAATTGACTAATGTTAGTGAGTAACTAGTACTCCGAAGGCGATCGAGAGAGCCAACTTCTTAGTATCCTTAAACTCTCGACAGTAGAAGAATCAATGTTTTTATGGAAGGCACTGTAAAATTCCAAAGTTTCTTCGATCGTGGTAAAATAATTATTCTGAGGAGGTTTTTCTTTCTTTTTCTCTAACCCATACTTACTAGGTTCAAAATTATTAAAAATAATATCTTGGCTTATCTGGTGGCATTTCTTTTCTGCAATTCTTAAATTTTTCTCAGTGGTAGTTATACCCAGACACGAGTTGTAAGTTTTATTTTTATGGTTAAATCAAAGCATTATGTGTCCGTTGTTGTCATAAATAGTCACGGGGGTGTCTGTGGGGCGATATAACTTTTTTTGGCTCATTTTTTAAAGCAAATTCCGAGGTTGTTTGTGCAAGATTTGTGCAAGGTTATGATAAAAATTATAACAAATTTAGTTGAGGTTTCAAGCCAAAACCTAATAAATTAAAAGCCATCTATCGGACTCGAACCGATGACCTACTGATTACAAATCCTTAATTTAGTCCATTAATCAAGGCTTTTAACGTTTTCAGAATAATCATTGATTATTTTAATTAGGGTAAATTTAGGGTAAATCATAACATAATTGTTTACTCATTATTTATGATTTATGATACCAAGTAAAACCTATAGACCCGATAATATCAACGTAGCAATTCGTAACAATAACGGAGTAATTTGTCTCAGATATAGTTATCGCTGTAAACAACTTGATTTAAGTTTAGGAATAGCATGGAATAATAAAGCTAACCACAGTATTGCACAATCGATCGCCTTACAGATTCATAATGATATTTTTCTTTATGGTAACTATGACGAGAGTAAAGAAAAGTATAGGATTAAAAAATCTAAAATTACTATTCAAAGAGAAGAAAAGGAGAGGATACCTAGTTTAAAAGAAATTTGGGAATATTACAAAGAGTTTAAAAAAGATAATTATGATTATAATTGTCCAAATAACCGATTTATTGATCGTACAATTAACAACTACTCTATTAATCATCTTGATCGGTATTTTAATTCAATTTCCCATTATTCTAATTCCTATCTTAGAGCTAGTTTAGCAATGTTATCAAGTGCAATAAATATTTATTGTAAACACAAAAAAAATAAGTTTGATAATCCTATACCTGATATTTTAGAAACTCTTAAAACATCAAAAATAAAGACTCCTAAGTCTTACACTCAAGATGAAATTACAGCGATTTTAGACGCTTTTAAAAATGATACTTACAATAACCCTAATTCATCGTTTAAACATAGTTATTACTATCATTTAATAGCATTCCGTTTTATGACGGGTTGCAGACCATCGGAAGCGATCGCTTTAACATGGAATGACATTATTGAGAAAAACGGTAAAACATGGGTAAGATTCAATAAAAGGTATATTAAAACTAAAATAAAAATCGGTACAAAAAACGGTGTTGATATTCGTTTATTTCCAGTTAATAAGCAACTTAAAGAATTAATTGATAGTATTTCAAAACAGAATAATAATTTAATTTTTCCTAGTGTTAACGGTGGTTATATTAACAGTGGCAATTTTAGTCAAGATGTATTTAAAATCGTAATTCAAGGATTAATTAAAGATGGATTTGTCAAAGAATACTTGCCATTTTATGATCAGCGACATACCCTTATTACTCATTTAGTACGATCGGGTAAAGTTGACATAAAAACAATATCATCACTTGTTGGTAATAGTGTACCAACATTAATTAAAAATTACTTAGCAGTAGATGAAAGTTTAGAATTACCAGAGTTGTTTTAACCCATTCCTAAAATAATCATTGATTATTTTTAATATCCCTATTCCGTAATGGTTTAGGGATATTTTTTTATTAGGACTCTCACTATGTACACCTTAACGAGCAAAGAGAAAGGACACTTGATGATGATTGATAATCCCTCTAAAATGTACTCTAATTGAGGTTTAAATTGAATCAAGGTACATTACTCAGGAAATAAGATTAAAAGCTAAATAACAACGGTTAACTAGCGATACGATAATCTAATTTTAAATAATCAAACATTCTGTCAATATCACTATCAGTTAATTGATTAAAAGATTTATATTTTGTACCTAATAGAGTATTGATAAATTGAAGTTGAACTTTTTTGATTTTAGTGCAATGGTTAACTGATAATTCATCCCTGATTAACATAATCGCTTCATTACAGTCTTTTTGATTTTTTTCTTTATTAGTATCATCATTAAAATTATTAAGACAAACATAATACTCTTTTTCACACACACTGTCTTGATCCGTTTTTTCCTCACACACACCCTGATCCATTTCTTGATCCATTTGATCCGTTTTATTTAACGAATTTTCAATACTTTCAGGTACATGATCCGTTTTTTGTCTGAATGGATCAATGGGGTGATCCATTATTGATCCATTATCTGATCCATTATTTGATCCATTATTGATCCATTCTTGATCCGTTTTTATAACGTAGTATGGTTTCTGTTTTCCGCCTAATCTTTCAATTTTGCCATTAGTGATTAATGTTCTAATTGCTCTTTCAAGAGTTTTTATATTAGCTTGAGTTTTAATTAGTAAATCTTTCTTAGTATTGATACCTGATTTAATCAATTCTGGTATTAATTTCTCTAATGTTTTACTCACTGGTAAATCATTTTCAATGACAGTATTTTGTATTTCTGGATCATCATTAATTAGATTAAAACTATGAAATTGATCATCAAACTCTAATAGAAATTTCTTAGGAGAGCATCTACCAGTGATACTTAATTTGACTCTTTCACTGCCGTTAATGTCGTTAACATTATCTAATACCCAAGTTGAATGACATAGTGCTGGTATCGCAGTAGAACCCCTAGACTTAGCAGTTGCTTTATTCTCTTTATTCTTAGTAGCATGATGAATTAATATAATTGTTGCGTCATTATCCATCGCTATTTTTTTCATCTTTAATAATGGTTCTGCAATAGATGAATCATTCTCATTATAAGTACCATTATTAATACTTTTAAGTGAATCAATCAGAATCAAACTAGGTTTAGTTTCATCTACCCAGATTTCAAAATCTTTGATATTTTCATCATCTAAATTAAAATCATTGATTATGTTAACTCTTTCATCAAAACGTCCTAATCTAACCGCTATTCTAGGATCACTTTCTGCTTGTGTTTCATCACACTGAATCAACAATACATTTTTATTTTTTTGATTAATTTTATAGCCTAAAAATTCTTCCTCATTGATTAAACTACCAATTAAATCATAAGCTAATAAAGACTTACCAACTTTAGGTAAAGCTATAATCTGAATCATATTACCTTTAGGTAAAATATCAGGAATAATAAAATAATCGTCAGTGAATTTAGGATCAATTGTCTTAGGATTAAGTTTTCTTAATTTACTCAATGCTGATTGTTTTCTAGTATCTTCTTGTAATTGTGCTACATCCTTGCAATTAATACTTGTAATCGTGCTACATTGTTTAACTTTAGGAGTAAAATCAATCATTTTTAAGTCATTATAATTATCATTAATATAAGACTCAAAATTATCTTTTAAAGTCTCATTATCTGTTAATGGTAGTGATTTAGAATAATCAGCAAAATCATCACCTTTATTAGCTTTAGGATAGATATTTTCAATAGGTACAATTAAGCATTCAATACCATGTTTAGTACATAATTCTCTAAATTTGATAGCCTTATCTTTTCCTGTTTTATCATTATCAGCAATATAAATAATACCTTTAGCTTTTGATGATTTGAATGTTTGTACAAGTGTATCAAATACTCTGATATTTTTCTCTAAATTACCACTAGCTGATCCTAAAATAGCAGTGCTAATAATTCCTCTTGACAATCCATATTCACAAGCCTTTTCACCTTCATGAACTAAAATATATTTACCGTTACAACATTCACTAGAAAGCAAAAATGATTTATATGGATAAATAGATATTTTTTCATTTTCTAATAACCCTTTATTATGCCAATTACCATAATCATCTTGATATTTTAGATAAAAGTTCTTTTCCCCATTTTTATCTAAAACTCGATCAACTTTGATATTGCCAGAATAATCAATGATTATTTTATGAGGTTCTCCTTTAGCCTTAGCTTGATCCTCACTCTCATATTGAGCGATCGTCTTTTTAGCCAATAAGGCGTAATCATTGCAAAAAGCTATCTCAATGCGGTTATTTTCTGTCATAATAGTAATTAACTAATTGTTTTGTCGGAATCTACTGTTACAAGTATTTCCCGTACGTTTTGGGGTAACGTAAACCCTATTTTTCGTAATTCAAATTATAGCCTAAATTGGCTATTTTTTATTATAAATTAAATTTGATTTTATTGCTATAATCTATACAAGTAAAGCTAGATAAAATAAAATTTAAAGATGACTGAAAACAATCCTAATGTATCGGTATCATTCAGAATTGACCGAAAAATGTATGAAAATTTTAAGGATAGATGTAAAGCAAATAAGCAAACTGCTACACAAGTGCTAGAATCATTGATTTTTGATTATCTACAATTCCCTGATAAGGATAAACAAGATTTAATAAAACAACTAAGAAAAGACTTTTTGGCGATCGCTAAAGAAAGTAACAAAATCTTAACTGAAAATCTTGAAGTATATTTAGATAAGATTAAAACACTTGAAAAGGAAAATATGATGCAAAAAGGTGAAATTGAAGTATTGAGAAGAATGCTTAAGGAAAATTAAATATTCATTTTAAGCTATCTAAAAGCCCTCTTATTTGATAGTTTTTAACTTAAAGTACGTTTTCCAGTGAAAGCCTGTAAACAACGCAAATAAGCGTCAATATCCTAAGAGTTAATCTTATCAATTTTTCCATCATTGAAAGTTAGAGAGTAAACAGAATACTAACTAATCAACTGTTACAGTAGAAAAGAGAGTAAATGTATTTATTGATGACGATATAATATAAATTGCTCACTAATCTACTGTTACACATGAAAGGACATAACTTAAATAGCTTAAAAGCATTAATACCTAATAAATCAAAATGGAATAATTCAGAGACAGTAATAATTAGAGTACCTAAAATACTCAAAAACGAGATATTAAATTATGCTAAAAAGTTAGATAATAACCATGTTAATAATGATTATAACTCTACTGTTACATTAGAATTGAAGAAAATATTAGCTAAGATTAACGCTAAAGAAAAAGGTTATAAAAGTAATGGAAGCGGTCAACTAATTGCTGATTTAAGAGAATTAATATCAATGTAAGCGTTGCGAATTGTTGTTGTAGATGTTAACTTTCAAGAAAGATCTATTTTGGCAATGAGCATTTGAAAATAATCAATGATCATAGGGTAAAATCAGGGTAAATCTGATTTATCCTTTAACATAACCTAAATTAAAAATCTTAATAATTGGCTAGAGCCATTGATTTTTAAGAGGTAGGGCATTAAGCCATCTATCGGACTCGAACCGATGACCTACTGATTACAAATCAGTTGCTCTACCAACTGAGCTAAGATGGCATTTTTGCAGTGTTATTCTACTGCCTTGACTATTATAACTAATTCTATTGGGAGTTTGTCAAGGTTATAATAGGTAAAATTTCAGCGATAAAATTAAATAACTCTTGACTACTCTACCCGAAGACTTTAACGATGATAACTGGATTGATGAAGAAGACGATTCTTTATCTCCAGAAAATAAGGAACAAAAATATTATTCCTCTCCGAAACTGCAATCATATCAGTTCAAGCCAGCAACGATCGCGTTGGTAGAAAGTGCCTTTTTAGCTAGTACAGCTAGTCTAATTTGGTTAATTGATTATTATTTTCGTTTAGGCCCTTTTTTGAAAATGCTTTTTCCTTTACCTATTGCTTTAATTTACCTACGTCGTGGTCAACGAGCATCTATAATTACTACGATTGTCTGTGGTTTATTACTAGGTATTTTAATGGGGCCACCTCGTAGTATTATTTATGTTATACCTTATGGCTTAATGGGTATTCAACTAGGCGCACTATGGCGCAACGGAGTGAATTGGTATCTCTCGATTTTTATAGGCAGTTTTATTGGTTGCTTTGGGTTTTTCTTTCGTTTTTGGTTATTTTCTATACTGCTAGGAGAAGACTTATGGGCTTATGTTATCAGTCAGGTAACAAGTTTAGCAGATTGGATTTTCTTGAAATTAGGCATTATCGCCGAGCCTAATATTATCACAATTCAAATTTTAGCGGTGGTTGTAGTATTAGTTAATAATTTGATTTACACTTTAACTGTTCATTTGGTAGGATTATTGATGTTCGATCGACTAAATAACCCTATTCCTCGTCCTCCCCAATGGTTAAAAGTTATTTTAGATTATGAATAAGAATAAGATAATAAAGGGTAAACCATCATTAATTATCAATCACTCACCCTAAAGGTTAAACTAACAAAAGAAAACGTAAACTTAGACGGTAATTAAAATTTATGCCTTGGTTTCATCCAGTTTTAGCAATGGCTTCAGAAGAACAAACAGCAGATGCTTCTTTGATTTTAGCCGGTGTTTTATTAAGTCTCGTCGTAATCTATTTTGCCAGTAAGCTAGGAGGAGAATTATGTTCTCGAATTAATCTTCCAGCTGTGTTAGGAGAATTAGTTGGAGGTGTGGTAATTGGAGTATCTGCTTTCAAGTTATTGGTATTTCCTGAAGGGGGTTTAGGCGCTGAGGATTCTCTTATTATTCAATTATTACAAACTACCGCTAACCTCGCTCCGGGTACAGAAGAAGTAACTTTTCATACCATGAGTGAAGTAATTGAAATTCTCTCAGAGTTGGGAGTAATTATCTTACTTTTCGAGATTGGTTTAGAATCTGATTTGAAAGAATTAATTAGAGTAGGCCCTTCGGCGGCGATCGTTGCTACCGTTGGAGTAGTTGTACCCTTTCTATTAGGTGCACTAGGATTAATTTATATTTTTCATCTTCCCACCGTACCAGCCGTGTTTGCAGGTGCCGCCCTAACAGCTACAAGTATTGGCATCACAGCAAAAGTATTAGCCGAATTAGGCAAATTAAGTTCTACCGAAGGACAAATTATCATTGGT from Geminocystis sp. NIES-3709 encodes the following:
- a CDS encoding transposase, with amino-acid sequence MINILALLTCLTLHIDNTSLKQLGCIIQGMFAMTGRVTMLGISRWTGKGGSYRTIQRFCHSPKNWPTLMWVFFHSHCFNRDESYAIAGDEVVTTKSGKHTYGVDWFFSSLTNAPVKGLSFFVLSLVGLEKRESYPLRIEQIIKPSVESNVNSTLPPMVGKRKRGRPKGSKNKDKSQYTLSSELFRIKGMLSALLSMIGDTIALKYLLLDGKFGHHNAAQMALQMGLHLVSKLRHDSALYLPSQGGNTKCKYGLKISPRKLSDTFLQFRSMQGDWNLQCYQLRVLHKEFSVPINVVIILKTHQKTREQGHVILFSTDLTLNAKKLVELYSLRFQIEFNFRDAKQFWGLEDFMNVSQIAVTNMVNLAFFMVNFSQKILQRFRRDCVNDFSLLDLKAFYRGFRYVDELIKLLPQKPEPILMSRIVNRLGNIGAIHPISFG
- a CDS encoding Tic20 family protein, producing the protein MNWRNTSDWKDKLFGALVYLFPLSSALTFGVFLFRQFPFFQILAIPLTPLIIINQIPFAGLILFFALYAGVVRNSNISHFIRFNTMQAILIDILLILVSLVVNIVLKGIGIELLTETIYNTVFFATLIACIYGIVQSVRGKYPEIPLISEAASGQVPW
- a CDS encoding fumarylacetoacetate hydrolase family protein → MAQRYVRVKTTTGQIYYGKLQLNRTVEVLDAPPWLNGKATDQVLEQSEYQLLAPCAPSKIVAVGKNYAAHAQEMGGEVPQEPLIFLKPPSAIIAHEQKIIYPKQSQRVDFEGELALIIGERTKNCTVEEAKNKIWGYTIANDVTARDLQKKDGQWTRAKGFDTFCPLGPWIVKELTSGAKLQTFVNEDEENPKQSTLLLSMVFCPEELVAYISQIMTLLPGDVILTGTPEGIAPLKVGDTVTIEIESIGKLTNQIDATP
- the rpsF gene encoding 30S ribosomal protein S6, whose translation is MINTYEMMFILRPDLSHDQVNKQLHKYRDLLKQNGAEKVSMDVWGKRRLAYQIKKFNDGIYILTHYTGDGSQVALIERDMRLSEEVIRYLTIKLNKGFEFEEKDIPELQSTPVITPVEQPQVSTPEIEESVAEISTDKVTDVEEMVAVEV
- a CDS encoding DUF1818 family protein, with protein sequence MIKKGKGWRIGWRKDVPIYKGLIGAEDWAIELTSQEMQDFRSLLLQIHQSMLDISNHLMEEETIVCEVESELMWLGAQGYSHLYSVRIIIFQSRKCEGTWSENIIQDLIQATQSLEVF
- a CDS encoding tyrosine-type recombinase/integrase; protein product: MIPSKTYRPDNINVAIRNNNGVICLRYSYRCKQLDLSLGIAWNNKANHSIAQSIALQIHNDIFLYGNYDESKEKYRIKKSKITIQREEKERIPSLKEIWEYYKEFKKDNYDYNCPNNRFIDRTINNYSINHLDRYFNSISHYSNSYLRASLAMLSSAINIYCKHKKNKFDNPIPDILETLKTSKIKTPKSYTQDEITAILDAFKNDTYNNPNSSFKHSYYYHLIAFRFMTGCRPSEAIALTWNDIIEKNGKTWVRFNKRYIKTKIKIGTKNGVDIRLFPVNKQLKELIDSISKQNNNLIFPSVNGGYINSGNFSQDVFKIVIQGLIKDGFVKEYLPFYDQRHTLITHLVRSGKVDIKTISSLVGNSVPTLIKNYLAVDESLELPELF
- a CDS encoding AAA family ATPase, yielding MTENNRIEIAFCNDYALLAKKTIAQYESEDQAKAKGEPHKIIIDYSGNIKVDRVLDKNGEKNFYLKYQDDYGNWHNKGLLENEKISIYPYKSFLLSSECCNGKYILVHEGEKACEYGLSRGIISTAILGSASGNLEKNIRVFDTLVQTFKSSKAKGIIYIADNDKTGKDKAIKFRELCTKHGIECLIVPIENIYPKANKGDDFADYSKSLPLTDNETLKDNFESYINDNYNDLKMIDFTPKVKQCSTITSINCKDVAQLQEDTRKQSALSKLRKLNPKTIDPKFTDDYFIIPDILPKGNMIQIIALPKVGKSLLAYDLIGSLINEEEFLGYKINQKNKNVLLIQCDETQAESDPRIAVRLGRFDERVNIINDFNLDDENIKDFEIWVDETKPSLILIDSLKSINNGTYNENDSSIAEPLLKMKKIAMDNDATIILIHHATKNKENKATAKSRGSTAIPALCHSTWVLDNVNDINGSERVKLSITGRCSPKKFLLEFDDQFHSFNLINDDPEIQNTVIENDLPVSKTLEKLIPELIKSGINTKKDLLIKTQANIKTLERAIRTLITNGKIERLGGKQKPYYVIKTDQEWINNGSNNGSDNGSIMDHPIDPFRQKTDHVPESIENSLNKTDQMDQEMDQGVCEEKTDQDSVCEKEYYVCLNNFNDDTNKEKNQKDCNEAIMLIRDELSVNHCTKIKKVQLQFINTLLGTKYKSFNQLTDSDIDRMFDYLKLDYRIAS
- a CDS encoding DUF2232 domain-containing protein, with protein sequence MTTLPEDFNDDNWIDEEDDSLSPENKEQKYYSSPKLQSYQFKPATIALVESAFLASTASLIWLIDYYFRLGPFLKMLFPLPIALIYLRRGQRASIITTIVCGLLLGILMGPPRSIIYVIPYGLMGIQLGALWRNGVNWYLSIFIGSFIGCFGFFFRFWLFSILLGEDLWAYVISQVTSLADWIFLKLGIIAEPNIITIQILAVVVVLVNNLIYTLTVHLVGLLMFDRLNNPIPRPPQWLKVILDYE